A single Bdellovibrio bacteriovorus DNA region contains:
- a CDS encoding N-formylglutamate amidohydrolase — protein MADNEVPLIVTIPHSGEKVPPQTPWLNSLPEEILMCDVDRYVDFLYEPALHKLHIPLVKTEWHRYAADLNRIPDDVDASSVVGHANAAGMHNRGFHWVITTYKHALMKEPMSVETHNELVKLVYEPFHAGVRQLYQDLHAKGFKKTFHIDAHSMPSVGTSEHRDPGEHRADIVVSDSKGKSCDPRFKDLVIAAYVTAGFKVGYNWPYFGGRVTEQYGDPRRDQHTLQVEMNRALYMDEKTKKLKPEEAKKVQEKVLFALSYIRNNLMHIM, from the coding sequence ATGGCTGACAATGAAGTTCCTTTGATCGTGACAATTCCGCATTCGGGCGAAAAAGTGCCGCCGCAGACGCCATGGTTGAATTCATTGCCGGAAGAAATTCTGATGTGCGATGTGGATCGTTATGTCGATTTTCTGTATGAACCTGCTTTACACAAACTGCACATCCCTTTGGTGAAAACAGAATGGCATCGTTATGCGGCGGATTTAAACCGCATCCCTGACGACGTGGACGCATCATCGGTGGTGGGACATGCCAACGCTGCGGGAATGCACAATCGAGGCTTTCACTGGGTTATTACGACTTATAAGCACGCTTTGATGAAAGAGCCGATGAGTGTTGAAACTCATAACGAACTGGTGAAGCTCGTTTACGAACCCTTCCATGCCGGCGTTCGTCAGCTTTACCAAGATCTTCACGCCAAGGGTTTTAAAAAAACCTTTCACATTGATGCGCACAGCATGCCCTCTGTGGGAACGAGTGAACATCGCGATCCAGGGGAGCACCGTGCCGACATCGTTGTCAGTGATAGCAAAGGAAAAAGCTGTGATCCGCGATTCAAAGACTTGGTCATTGCCGCTTATGTGACGGCCGGGTTCAAAGTCGGCTACAACTGGCCGTATTTTGGTGGACGTGTCACAGAGCAGTATGGTGATCCTCGTCGCGATCAGCATACACTGCAGGTGGAGATGAACCGCGCTCTTTACATGGATGAAAAAACCAAAAAGCTAAAACCTGAAGAAGCGAAGAAAGTTCAGGAGAAAGTTCTGTTTGCTTTGAGCTACATCCGCAACAATCTGATGCACATAATGTAG
- a CDS encoding TAT-variant-translocated molybdopterin oxidoreductase yields the protein MSEMHHDHDNELEMKKALRPKIERDNKYWQSLEQWSNDPEFNKAAETEFMSSPLREKDGEDGWARREFLKLMGASIAMASAGCIRRPVQKIVPYNKQPEEVTLGIANYYSSAYFDGNDALGMLVKTREGRPIKIEPNEGHPFSQSGLSIRSQASVLHLYDPERLKGPQRNLFNEKKSNSQVIDVKWEELDKKVVEQLQKGGVTVLTAPIASPATRAVIGDFAQGFKANHVVWDAFSNEDVREGQKASYGDDVVPAFRFDKAKMIVSVDADFLGTWISPTAFTNQFVNGRKDIKNMNRMVSFDSNYSLTGANADIRFRIKPSQQLDVVMGLLHEIIVKKGATGYAGNASVKSALAPFADTAKKLGFDPEAFAKVAADLLANQGESLVVAGGIQTWTEKSRELQIAVNFLNTVLGNEGKTVEARGGNPALKGSYADLSALIKDMKDGKVKTLIIHGVNPGFVLPAEMGFADAVKKVEMVIYTGDRIDETGVFADYITPDNHALESWNDMELTAGVYSICQPAIRPMYDTRSFQLSLMTWAYIANQGPSRLRDYETFYDYLRVFWKSDIMPKVGKGDFEDFWQQTLQKGYAGQLSSGSSARSFKTDAFTAIKPANAQSGFELVLYSTPQMGDGSLNNVSWLHELPDPVTKIVWDNYVMVSLAAAEKHGLKQASVVELTVGGKKLELPVHIQPGLHDEVLAVAVGFGRTRVGKVGNGIGKNAFELATAKAGQMIFAGQPATFTKTNKKYELACTQGHHSMEGRNIVAEATNKDYAKSKSAGIHRHHTWSIWSGHEYSGHKWGMAVDLHTCTGCSSCVIACQSENNIPVVGKRYVLEGREMHWIRIDRYYTGNPAEAEAVFQPVMCQHCDNAPCETVCPVLATVHSDEGLNDMVYNRCVGTRYCANNCPYKVRRFNWFNYAKQIEKPLHMALNPSVGVRTRGVMEKCTFCVQRIQDAKTVARNEKRPLKDGDVKVACQTACPAGGIVFGDLNDPNSQVAKIFKSEERAYALLEEWHAAPSVRYLSKIRNNDKESTGGHKGHGTAKQGEHS from the coding sequence ATGTCTGAAATGCATCATGACCATGATAATGAATTAGAAATGAAAAAAGCGCTTCGTCCTAAGATCGAGCGCGACAACAAGTATTGGCAAAGTCTTGAACAATGGAGCAATGATCCTGAGTTCAATAAAGCTGCTGAAACTGAGTTTATGTCTTCACCTCTTCGCGAAAAAGACGGGGAAGACGGTTGGGCCCGTCGTGAATTCTTGAAATTGATGGGTGCTTCAATTGCTATGGCGTCAGCGGGTTGTATCCGCCGTCCTGTGCAAAAAATCGTTCCTTACAACAAACAACCTGAAGAAGTAACTTTGGGTATTGCGAACTACTATTCATCGGCTTACTTCGACGGTAACGATGCTTTGGGTATGTTGGTAAAAACTCGTGAAGGCCGTCCTATCAAGATTGAGCCAAACGAAGGTCACCCCTTCAGCCAAAGTGGTTTGAGCATTCGTTCTCAAGCTTCTGTTTTGCACCTTTACGATCCAGAGAGATTGAAAGGCCCGCAACGCAATCTTTTCAACGAAAAGAAATCCAACAGCCAAGTTATCGACGTAAAATGGGAAGAGTTGGATAAAAAAGTTGTTGAGCAGCTTCAAAAAGGTGGCGTGACAGTTTTGACGGCGCCTATCGCTTCTCCGGCAACTCGCGCGGTGATTGGTGATTTCGCTCAAGGTTTCAAAGCCAACCACGTAGTTTGGGATGCATTCTCAAACGAAGACGTGCGTGAGGGTCAAAAAGCTTCTTACGGCGATGACGTCGTTCCAGCTTTCCGCTTCGATAAAGCGAAAATGATCGTGTCTGTTGACGCAGACTTCTTGGGCACTTGGATTTCTCCAACGGCATTCACGAACCAATTCGTGAATGGCCGTAAAGACATCAAAAACATGAATCGTATGGTGTCTTTTGACTCCAACTATTCATTGACGGGTGCCAACGCGGATATTCGTTTCAGAATCAAGCCTTCGCAACAACTTGATGTTGTGATGGGTCTTCTTCATGAAATCATCGTTAAAAAAGGGGCCACTGGTTACGCAGGCAATGCGTCTGTAAAATCAGCTTTGGCTCCATTTGCAGATACAGCGAAAAAATTGGGTTTTGATCCAGAAGCTTTCGCAAAAGTAGCTGCAGATCTATTGGCAAACCAAGGCGAATCTTTGGTTGTTGCCGGTGGTATCCAAACTTGGACTGAAAAATCTCGTGAACTTCAAATTGCAGTGAACTTCTTGAACACTGTTTTGGGTAACGAAGGTAAGACCGTGGAAGCTCGTGGCGGAAACCCGGCTTTGAAAGGTTCTTACGCTGATTTGTCCGCTCTTATTAAAGACATGAAAGATGGCAAAGTTAAGACTTTGATCATCCACGGTGTGAACCCTGGATTTGTATTGCCTGCGGAAATGGGCTTTGCAGATGCCGTGAAAAAAGTGGAAATGGTTATCTACACAGGTGACCGTATCGACGAAACAGGTGTTTTTGCGGATTACATCACTCCAGACAACCACGCGTTGGAGTCTTGGAATGACATGGAATTGACGGCGGGAGTTTACTCTATCTGTCAACCGGCGATCCGTCCTATGTATGACACTCGTTCTTTCCAATTGTCGTTGATGACTTGGGCGTACATCGCAAACCAAGGTCCATCGCGTCTTCGTGATTACGAGACATTCTATGACTACCTCAGAGTTTTCTGGAAATCAGACATCATGCCTAAAGTAGGCAAGGGTGACTTCGAAGATTTCTGGCAACAAACTTTGCAAAAAGGTTACGCGGGTCAATTGAGCTCGGGTTCTTCAGCTCGTTCTTTCAAAACAGATGCTTTCACTGCTATTAAGCCGGCGAATGCACAATCTGGTTTTGAATTAGTTCTTTACTCAACTCCACAAATGGGCGACGGTTCCTTGAACAACGTTTCTTGGTTGCACGAGCTTCCAGATCCTGTAACGAAAATCGTTTGGGATAACTACGTGATGGTTTCTTTGGCTGCGGCCGAGAAGCACGGTTTGAAACAAGCTTCTGTTGTTGAGTTGACAGTGGGCGGAAAGAAACTGGAACTTCCAGTTCACATCCAACCAGGCTTGCATGACGAAGTTCTTGCTGTCGCAGTGGGTTTCGGTCGTACACGCGTAGGTAAAGTCGGTAACGGTATCGGTAAAAATGCCTTTGAGTTGGCGACTGCAAAAGCCGGCCAAATGATCTTTGCCGGTCAACCAGCGACTTTCACAAAAACAAATAAAAAGTATGAGCTTGCTTGCACGCAAGGTCACCACTCTATGGAAGGCCGTAACATCGTTGCTGAAGCAACGAACAAAGACTATGCGAAGAGCAAGTCGGCAGGCATCCACAGACATCACACTTGGTCTATCTGGTCAGGTCACGAATACAGCGGCCACAAATGGGGTATGGCTGTAGATCTTCACACTTGCACAGGCTGTTCTTCTTGCGTGATTGCATGTCAATCCGAGAACAACATCCCTGTAGTAGGTAAGAGATACGTTCTTGAAGGTCGTGAAATGCACTGGATCCGTATTGACCGTTACTACACAGGCAATCCGGCGGAAGCAGAAGCTGTTTTCCAACCAGTTATGTGTCAACACTGTGACAATGCTCCTTGCGAAACGGTATGTCCGGTTCTTGCGACTGTTCACTCTGACGAAGGTCTCAATGACATGGTTTACAACCGTTGCGTAGGAACTCGTTACTGCGCGAATAACTGTCCTTATAAAGTTCGTCGTTTCAACTGGTTCAACTATGCGAAACAAATCGAGAAGCCACTTCACATGGCTTTGAACCCTTCAGTGGGCGTTCGTACTCGCGGGGTTATGGAAAAATGTACGTTCTGCGTGCAAAGAATCCAAGACGCGAAGACAGTGGCTCGCAATGAAAAACGCCCGTTGAAAGACGGAGATGTTAAAGTAGCCTGCCAAACTGCATGTCCTGCAGGTGGTATCGTATTCGGTGACTTGAATGATCCGAACTCACAAGTGGCGAAGATCTTTAAATCAGAAGAACGTGCTTACGCTCTTCTTGAAGAATGGCATGCAGCACCTTCCGTGCGCTACCTTTCTAAGATCCGTAACAATGATAAAGAATCAACTGGTGGCCACAAAGGTCACGGTACTGCAAAACAAGGTGAGCACTCATGA
- a CDS encoding cytochrome c biogenesis protein gives MKNILIVAMALFMAVPAFAKDGDALKYLPVQDGGRIKPYDSFSREMLEIVYGKTKYEGRAATEIVMTWMLSPQAWQDKKIFEVRNHQVLTSMNLPKDQRYFSGEELFAGDRFNLLRQELQAKRDTKEKLNPYFQALQRLENQYFVFQEIAAGRMLKIVPPKEGDAWISVADMDATMQEKFMDFTKAFVNHIGAVAAASDTSATGKELDAKVAAFEEAAKANNPALYDHATKIKAEVHYNNFHPFRWAYIFYFLAFTVLLLVWTLKKESLMKIAWVFLGLGFVLNTYGFVLRMYIMDRAPVTNMYETVVWVAWGTVLFAAILEIIYKFRLILVAGTLVGTFGLVIADFAPAVLDPTLQPLEPVLRSNYWLTIHVMTITISYAAFFLAFGLADIGLIYYLRGEEKFQKEIRAIVSGIYRSMQIGVAFLAPGIILGGIWADYSWGRFWGWDPKETWALIALLGYLAVLHARYAGFIKNFGMVVTAVITFSLVIMAWYGVNFVLGAGLHSYGFGAGGVEYVSAFVAAHILLVIYVGIVRRGKQTTQTTN, from the coding sequence ATGAAGAATATCTTAATAGTTGCCATGGCTTTATTCATGGCGGTGCCGGCCTTCGCCAAAGACGGCGATGCTTTGAAGTATCTGCCGGTTCAAGATGGTGGACGTATTAAACCTTATGACAGCTTCTCTCGCGAGATGTTGGAAATCGTTTACGGAAAAACGAAGTACGAAGGTCGCGCGGCGACGGAAATCGTCATGACGTGGATGCTTTCTCCGCAGGCGTGGCAAGATAAAAAAATCTTTGAAGTTCGCAATCACCAGGTTTTGACTTCAATGAATCTGCCAAAAGATCAACGCTATTTTTCTGGCGAAGAGCTTTTTGCTGGGGATCGTTTCAATCTTCTTCGTCAAGAGCTGCAAGCAAAACGTGACACAAAAGAAAAGCTAAATCCTTACTTCCAAGCTTTGCAACGCCTGGAAAATCAGTACTTCGTGTTTCAAGAAATCGCGGCGGGCCGCATGTTGAAAATCGTGCCTCCGAAAGAAGGCGATGCTTGGATTTCTGTCGCTGATATGGATGCGACGATGCAAGAAAAGTTCATGGACTTCACAAAAGCTTTTGTGAATCACATTGGTGCTGTGGCTGCGGCCTCTGACACCAGTGCGACAGGTAAAGAATTAGATGCGAAAGTCGCGGCCTTTGAAGAAGCGGCGAAAGCAAATAATCCAGCTCTTTATGATCACGCAACTAAGATCAAAGCCGAAGTCCACTACAACAATTTTCATCCATTCCGTTGGGCGTATATTTTTTATTTCCTAGCGTTCACAGTTCTTCTTTTGGTTTGGACATTGAAAAAAGAATCTTTGATGAAGATTGCTTGGGTTTTTCTCGGCCTGGGTTTTGTTCTCAACACATACGGATTCGTTCTGCGCATGTACATCATGGATCGTGCGCCGGTCACAAATATGTATGAGACCGTGGTGTGGGTCGCGTGGGGGACCGTGCTGTTTGCCGCGATATTGGAAATCATTTACAAGTTCCGTTTGATCCTTGTCGCGGGAACTTTGGTCGGGACTTTTGGATTGGTGATTGCGGATTTTGCTCCAGCAGTTCTTGATCCAACGCTTCAACCACTAGAACCTGTTTTGCGCAGCAACTATTGGCTGACGATCCACGTGATGACTATCACTATCAGTTACGCCGCGTTTTTCTTGGCGTTTGGTTTAGCCGACATCGGTCTGATCTATTACTTGCGCGGCGAAGAAAAATTCCAAAAAGAAATTCGCGCGATTGTTTCAGGAATCTATCGCTCGATGCAAATCGGGGTGGCGTTCTTGGCTCCTGGAATTATCTTGGGTGGTATCTGGGCCGATTATTCTTGGGGCCGTTTCTGGGGTTGGGACCCTAAAGAGACGTGGGCGTTGATCGCCTTGCTAGGATATCTAGCGGTCCTGCATGCTCGCTATGCGGGCTTTATCAAAAATTTTGGTATGGTTGTTACGGCGGTGATTACGTTCTCGCTTGTTATCATGGCTTGGTACGGAGTGAATTTTGTCCTTGGCGCGGGGCTTCATTCGTACGGCTTTGGTGCAGGCGGAGTCGAATATGTCTCGGCATTCGTAGCAGCACACATACTCCTCGTCATCTATGTAGGCATAGTACGTCGAGGAAAACAGACAACACAAACAACAAACTAA
- a CDS encoding cytochrome c3 family protein yields the protein MIMHRGFNIVALLSALMISTLLTGCKFQPGFGYNKGYAPEQPIPFDHSLHVGTHKIQCQYCHNQVERTKHSNIPALSTCMNCHLQVATDKPSIQKLREAYDSGGSVEWVRVHMLPDFVHFNHNAHIAKGVNCQTCHGPIETMKKVEQFSDLSMGWCVNCHRQPENKAPINCSTCHY from the coding sequence ATGATTATGCATCGAGGTTTCAATATAGTCGCGTTGTTAAGCGCGCTCATGATTTCAACACTTCTCACGGGTTGTAAATTCCAGCCTGGGTTTGGTTACAATAAAGGATATGCTCCAGAACAGCCGATTCCTTTTGATCACTCACTGCACGTGGGAACTCACAAAATTCAATGTCAGTACTGCCACAATCAAGTGGAAAGAACGAAGCATTCGAATATTCCGGCTCTTTCAACTTGTATGAATTGCCATCTTCAAGTTGCAACAGATAAACCAAGCATTCAAAAACTTCGTGAAGCTTATGACAGCGGCGGCTCTGTAGAGTGGGTTCGTGTTCACATGCTTCCTGACTTCGTTCACTTCAACCACAACGCGCACATTGCTAAAGGTGTGAACTGCCAAACATGTCACGGTCCTATCGAGACAATGAAAAAGGTAGAGCAATTTTCAGATCTTTCAATGGGATGGTGTGTGAACTGCCATCGTCAGCCTGAAAACAAAGCGCCAATCAACTGTTCAACTTGTCACTACTAA
- the gspC gene encoding type II secretion system protein GspC has product MISRNPKNQRPPFERLYSYILFAFVGYCIADLAILAYRDRMLPQSAPAARPKPPAADMSVSRGAYNTITTRNMFASNGQIPEPLVDKSKGAEAQKEADPVPSQLPLTLIGTLVHSNPDKSLAAIDVRGKNQVVSYSPGKEIEGMASIIRVERQKVIFRNLNSNRLEYIEMKKDAGKVAFGAGRPAAAGGKEVQSVGNNNFVIKRADLLKYTNDLSSILMQARAVPNREPGTGAINGFRLLDMQPGSIYEQLGLQRMDVIKSVDGTPVDSPAKAMELYNTLKNSPKVSLQIERNGKTETMTYNIQ; this is encoded by the coding sequence GTGATTTCACGTAACCCGAAGAATCAACGCCCCCCTTTTGAAAGATTATATTCCTATATTCTTTTTGCGTTTGTCGGTTATTGCATCGCAGACCTTGCCATCCTGGCTTATCGCGACCGCATGTTGCCGCAATCCGCTCCTGCAGCTCGTCCCAAACCACCGGCAGCTGACATGTCCGTCAGTCGCGGCGCTTACAATACAATTACGACACGCAATATGTTTGCTTCGAACGGACAAATTCCTGAGCCCTTGGTGGATAAATCCAAAGGTGCTGAAGCGCAAAAAGAAGCCGATCCAGTTCCTTCGCAGTTACCTCTGACTTTGATTGGCACACTGGTGCATTCAAATCCGGATAAATCCTTGGCCGCTATTGATGTGCGCGGAAAAAACCAAGTCGTGTCTTACAGTCCCGGAAAAGAAATTGAAGGCATGGCCTCTATTATTCGTGTAGAGCGCCAAAAAGTTATTTTCCGCAATCTCAATTCCAATCGTTTGGAATATATTGAGATGAAAAAAGACGCTGGCAAAGTGGCTTTCGGTGCGGGTCGCCCGGCTGCCGCTGGAGGCAAAGAAGTTCAATCTGTCGGCAACAACAACTTCGTCATCAAACGTGCTGATTTATTGAAATACACGAATGATCTTTCCAGCATCTTGATGCAAGCGCGCGCAGTTCCTAATCGCGAACCTGGAACGGGCGCGATTAATGGCTTCCGTCTTTTAGACATGCAACCAGGCAGTATTTATGAACAGCTGGGCTTGCAACGCATGGACGTGATTAAGTCTGTCGATGGCACTCCTGTCGACAGTCCCGCGAAAGCCATGGAACTTTATAATACTTTGAAAAACTCACCGAAAGTGTCTTTGCAAATTGAGCGCAACGGTAAAACGGAGACGATGACTTACAATATTCAATAA
- the nrfD gene encoding NrfD/PsrC family molybdoenzyme membrane anchor subunit: protein MMKRSPLVLGNKTLKDVTDDICAPVERFPSKGWVGMFLGAKTLLLFYIAILASVVGVGIGLLGVNSPVFWGTMIVTFVFWIGIGHAGTLISAVLFLFRQKWRTSVARTAEAMTVFAVMTAGLFPLLHTGRPWLDYWLFPYPNQRGPLWVNFRSPLLWDVFAVSTYATVSMVFWYIGLVPDFATIKDRAKNKLRRTVYGALSLGWRGTAKNWSHYEMVYLILAGLSTPLVLSVHTIVSFDFAVSNLPGWHTTIFPPYFVAGAIFSGFAMVVTLMTLVRIGFPEFKNYVTLDHMEVMNKIIMTTGMLVGYAYASEFFIAWYSGNQYERFVFVNRAFGPYGWSYWVMVSCNVLIPQLFWFKSMRRSIPVMFVVSIFVNIGMWFERFVITVTSLHRDFLPSSWGMYAWSWFDTGVLVGSFGMFLTLFLLYLRLFPAVSIAEVKPVLHVGYDEKGGHH from the coding sequence ATGATGAAGCGTAGCCCATTAGTCCTTGGCAATAAGACTTTAAAAGACGTTACAGACGACATCTGTGCACCGGTGGAAAGATTCCCATCCAAAGGTTGGGTGGGAATGTTCCTGGGCGCGAAGACGTTGTTATTATTCTACATCGCGATCTTGGCGAGCGTTGTTGGTGTTGGTATCGGTTTGCTGGGTGTAAATAGCCCGGTATTCTGGGGTACGATGATCGTTACGTTCGTATTCTGGATCGGTATTGGTCACGCCGGCACTCTGATCTCTGCGGTTCTTTTCTTGTTCCGTCAAAAATGGAGAACTTCAGTCGCGCGTACTGCAGAAGCGATGACGGTCTTCGCCGTTATGACAGCGGGTCTTTTCCCGTTGCTTCACACAGGTCGTCCTTGGCTTGATTACTGGTTGTTCCCGTATCCAAATCAACGTGGTCCATTGTGGGTGAATTTCCGTTCACCACTTCTTTGGGACGTTTTCGCCGTATCTACATACGCGACGGTGTCGATGGTATTCTGGTACATCGGTTTGGTTCCTGACTTTGCAACTATCAAAGACCGTGCGAAGAACAAACTTCGCCGTACAGTTTACGGTGCGCTTTCTTTGGGATGGCGTGGAACTGCGAAGAACTGGTCACACTATGAAATGGTGTACTTGATCCTTGCAGGTCTTTCGACTCCACTCGTTCTTTCCGTACATACGATCGTATCCTTCGACTTCGCGGTTTCTAACTTGCCAGGTTGGCATACAACGATCTTCCCTCCATACTTCGTTGCCGGAGCGATTTTCTCTGGTTTCGCGATGGTTGTGACTTTGATGACTTTGGTACGTATCGGATTCCCTGAATTCAAAAACTACGTAACTCTAGATCATATGGAAGTGATGAATAAAATCATCATGACGACAGGTATGCTAGTAGGTTACGCGTACGCTTCTGAGTTCTTCATTGCTTGGTATTCTGGTAACCAATACGAGCGTTTCGTATTCGTCAACCGTGCATTCGGTCCATACGGTTGGTCTTACTGGGTGATGGTATCATGTAACGTTTTGATCCCTCAGTTGTTCTGGTTCAAATCAATGCGTCGTTCGATCCCAGTGATGTTCGTTGTTTCTATCTTCGTAAACATCGGTATGTGGTTTGAGCGTTTCGTGATCACGGTGACTTCTTTGCACCGCGATTTCTTGCCTTCAAGCTGGGGCATGTACGCATGGTCATGGTTTGATACGGGCGTCCTTGTCGGATCGTTCGGTATGTTCCTGACCTTGTTCTTGTTGTATCTACGTTTGTTCCCTGCGGTTTCTATCGCGGAAGTGAAGCCTGTACTCCATGTTGGTTACGATGAAAAAGGAGGGCACCACTAA
- a CDS encoding cytochrome c biogenesis protein ResB, giving the protein MKKADSSLLSTIKKYNRPLASLKLAVFIILSIAVITAVGTFVEAKYDAYAARKLVYDTWFMYTIMGLLVINLLAVMLDRFPWRKRHAAFVLAHIGIIILLAGAYLTMEFGLDGSMRVGIGETNNFVQTSETDLVVYTSFDGDRYSKTLEQEVDFFRNPPSEKKPYVIPAYEGEIRIVDYKKYVIPSKKVLPGDDGKNGAGLRFQLQNPNVNVIEWLVQKKPNNLTSHNFGPAQIHLGPAPEKPRGANEIFLTPEKDGLRYVVFQKDSEKPLKKGFVKEGDVFDPGFKMALSFRVLRYLPTAKEDWDIQTLERPTPMTTAAIKIIFDGKENWVLLNDMVKLFTTNSVYLLTYGNRRIDIGFPLKLNKFQVSHYQGTMRAMAYESLVQVPDLGEHVISMNEPLKYKGLTIYQASFQEDNGQPVASVFSVNHDPGRFLKYLGSLIISLGTILLMWFKHLDFKIARKSQKNDDGVNS; this is encoded by the coding sequence TTGAAAAAAGCGGACTCATCACTGCTGTCGACAATAAAAAAGTACAACCGTCCGTTGGCTTCTTTGAAGCTGGCCGTTTTCATCATTCTTTCAATTGCTGTGATCACGGCGGTCGGAACCTTTGTTGAAGCCAAATACGATGCGTATGCGGCCCGCAAGCTTGTGTACGATACTTGGTTTATGTACACGATCATGGGTCTTTTGGTGATCAATCTTCTTGCGGTCATGCTGGATCGTTTTCCTTGGCGAAAACGTCATGCGGCTTTCGTGCTTGCTCATATTGGTATCATCATTCTTTTAGCGGGTGCCTATCTGACGATGGAGTTTGGCCTTGATGGATCGATGCGCGTGGGGATTGGTGAAACCAATAATTTTGTGCAAACTTCCGAGACAGATTTAGTCGTTTACACATCCTTTGATGGGGACCGCTACTCAAAAACTCTCGAACAAGAAGTGGATTTTTTTAGAAATCCTCCTTCTGAAAAAAAGCCCTACGTGATTCCGGCTTACGAAGGTGAAATTCGAATCGTCGACTACAAAAAATATGTGATTCCTTCAAAAAAAGTTTTGCCGGGCGACGATGGTAAAAACGGAGCGGGTTTGCGCTTCCAACTGCAAAATCCCAACGTGAATGTGATCGAGTGGCTGGTGCAGAAAAAGCCAAACAACCTGACGTCCCATAATTTCGGTCCCGCGCAAATTCACTTAGGTCCGGCGCCTGAAAAACCGCGCGGTGCTAACGAAATCTTTTTAACTCCTGAAAAAGACGGTCTTCGGTATGTGGTTTTCCAGAAAGACTCAGAGAAACCTTTGAAAAAAGGTTTTGTCAAAGAAGGGGACGTCTTTGATCCCGGCTTTAAGATGGCCTTGTCTTTCCGTGTCCTGCGCTACCTTCCAACGGCGAAAGAAGATTGGGATATTCAAACTCTGGAAAGACCGACACCGATGACGACCGCGGCCATTAAAATCATCTTTGACGGTAAAGAGAACTGGGTTCTTTTGAACGACATGGTGAAACTGTTCACGACGAATTCGGTTTATCTTTTAACGTACGGAAACCGCCGCATTGATATCGGTTTTCCTCTGAAACTAAATAAGTTTCAAGTGAGTCACTACCAAGGCACCATGCGGGCGATGGCCTATGAAAGTTTAGTGCAAGTTCCCGATCTCGGAGAACACGTGATTTCAATGAATGAACCTTTGAAATACAAAGGTCTGACAATTTACCAAGCCAGTTTCCAAGAAGACAATGGTCAGCCTGTGGCTTCGGTGTTTTCCGTGAATCACGATCCAGGACGCTTTTTGAAGTATCTGGGCTCTTTGATTATCAGCTTGGGAACGATTTTACTTATGTGGTTTAAGCATTTGGATTTTAAAATTGCGCGCAAATCCCAAAAGAATGACGACGGGGTGAATTCATGA
- a CDS encoding cob(I)yrinic acid a,c-diamide adenosyltransferase encodes MTDAPKAKIYTRTGDKGTTRLVDGSCVEKFNPRVEAYGTVDELNSFIGVVRSAMASVPEVHSLDQTLEKIQNELFNIGSLLATEKDDVFKMLPPITEEQIRHLEKQIDALTVELPELRNFILPAGHIVASHLHVARTSCRRSERRSAEIAVKDERYASALQYLNRLSDYLFVAARWVNLKTGHHDVLWKKT; translated from the coding sequence ATGACGGACGCTCCGAAAGCAAAGATTTATACACGGACTGGTGACAAAGGAACGACAAGGCTTGTCGATGGCTCCTGCGTCGAAAAGTTCAATCCTCGTGTTGAAGCTTACGGAACGGTGGATGAGCTGAATAGTTTCATCGGCGTTGTTCGCTCTGCCATGGCTTCGGTGCCCGAAGTGCATTCTTTGGATCAAACTTTAGAAAAAATCCAAAACGAGCTTTTCAACATAGGAAGCCTTCTGGCGACGGAAAAAGATGACGTGTTTAAAATGCTTCCGCCGATCACAGAAGAACAGATTCGCCATTTAGAAAAACAGATTGACGCTTTGACCGTAGAACTTCCCGAACTGCGTAACTTTATTTTGCCGGCTGGTCACATCGTCGCCTCTCACCTTCACGTGGCGCGCACGAGTTGCCGTCGCAGCGAAAGACGTTCGGCCGAAATTGCCGTGAAAGACGAGCGTTACGCTTCCGCTTTGCAGTATCTAAATCGTTTGAGCGATTATCTTTTTGTGGCGGCCCGTTGGGTGAACCTAAAAACCGGCCATCACGATGTCCTTTGGAAGAAGACTTAA